A genomic stretch from Chryseobacterium sp. SNU WT5 includes:
- a CDS encoding DUF58 domain-containing protein, with amino-acid sequence MQIKDIVKKVKQIEIRTKKKSEETLMGQYHSAFKGQGMTFSEVRPYQFGDEIRRIDWNKTARFREPFVKVMEEERELTMMLLVDISASMDYGTQTQLKREFVAEIAASVGFSAAGNNDKVGLILFADKVYKVIPPQKGRKHILAIISTILTADYVQAETKIEKALEYMMTVFKKKSLVFMFSDFEDKYDLKMLRVASRKHQLLGLRVFDQKDNEIPDVGYALFTDAETGKQIWANTSSARWRYSFAEEQKQKVKKLTEDFESSSAGFLNINTGEDYAKFLYQYFRKR; translated from the coding sequence GTGCAGATTAAAGACATTGTCAAAAAAGTAAAACAGATTGAGATTCGGACTAAGAAAAAGTCCGAAGAAACATTGATGGGACAATATCACAGCGCATTCAAAGGTCAGGGTATGACGTTCTCAGAAGTCCGCCCCTATCAATTTGGTGATGAGATCCGAAGAATTGACTGGAACAAAACAGCGCGATTCCGGGAACCATTTGTGAAGGTGATGGAAGAAGAGCGGGAACTCACCATGATGTTGCTGGTTGATATTTCCGCATCTATGGATTATGGAACACAAACCCAGTTAAAAAGAGAATTCGTAGCAGAAATTGCAGCAAGTGTTGGATTCTCTGCGGCGGGAAATAATGATAAAGTGGGCCTTATTTTATTCGCCGATAAAGTGTACAAAGTCATTCCACCACAAAAAGGCAGAAAACATATATTAGCCATTATCAGCACGATCTTAACAGCTGATTATGTACAGGCCGAAACCAAAATTGAGAAAGCATTAGAATATATGATGACGGTATTCAAAAAAAAATCGCTCGTCTTTATGTTTTCTGATTTTGAAGATAAATACGATTTGAAAATGCTAAGAGTAGCTTCCAGAAAACATCAATTATTAGGATTAAGAGTTTTTGACCAGAAAGATAATGAGATTCCTGACGTTGGATATGCTCTGTTCACAGACGCCGAAACAGGCAAGCAAATTTGGGCAAATACTTCAAGCGCTCGATGGAGGTACAGCTTCGCAGAAGAGCAAAAACAAAAAGTAAAAAAGCTCACAGAAGATTTTGAAAGCTCATCTGCAGGTTTTCTCAATATTAATACGGGAGAAGACTACGCAAAATTTTTGTATCAATATTTTAGA
- a CDS encoding AAA family ATPase, with amino-acid sequence MSEIHQAEDIRQLTERVREQNYFFTLLKQEINKAIIGQEYMVDRLLVGLLGNGHVLLEGVPGLAKTLAIKTLADAVDGEFSRIQFTPDLLPADVVGTMIYSIKDNDFSIKKGPIFANFVLADEINRAPSKVQSALLEAMQEKQVTIGDETMPLPKPFLVLATQNPIDQEGTYLLPEAQSDRFMLKCTITYPDFEDERKIMKMVATEHQPEIRPVITLEHVTEAKKLVNQIYLDEKIEKYILDMVFATRFPEKYGLSELKNYISFGASPRASINLSIAARALAFLKNRAFVIPEDVKDIAKDVLRHRIGLSFEAEAEEISTDDIIEKILTKIEAP; translated from the coding sequence ATGTCAGAAATTCATCAAGCTGAAGATATTAGACAACTAACAGAGAGAGTAAGAGAACAAAACTATTTTTTCACCCTTCTAAAACAGGAAATCAACAAAGCAATCATTGGACAGGAATATATGGTAGACCGTTTACTAGTCGGTCTTCTGGGCAATGGTCATGTATTACTGGAAGGAGTACCTGGACTAGCAAAAACACTGGCAATTAAAACATTGGCAGATGCGGTTGATGGAGAATTTTCAAGAATCCAATTCACCCCCGATCTATTACCAGCTGATGTTGTTGGTACCATGATCTACAGCATCAAAGACAATGATTTCTCTATCAAAAAAGGACCCATTTTCGCAAATTTCGTTTTAGCGGATGAGATTAACAGAGCGCCTTCCAAAGTACAATCGGCTCTATTAGAAGCGATGCAGGAAAAGCAAGTTACGATTGGGGATGAGACGATGCCTTTGCCAAAACCATTTTTAGTATTGGCAACTCAGAATCCGATTGATCAAGAAGGAACCTATTTATTGCCGGAAGCGCAGAGCGATCGGTTTATGCTGAAGTGTACGATCACCTATCCCGATTTTGAAGATGAGCGAAAAATCATGAAAATGGTGGCTACAGAGCACCAACCTGAGATTAGACCCGTGATTACGTTAGAGCATGTTACAGAGGCAAAGAAATTGGTTAATCAAATCTATCTGGATGAGAAAATCGAAAAATATATTCTTGATATGGTTTTCGCCACCCGTTTTCCAGAGAAGTATGGCCTTTCAGAATTAAAAAATTATATCAGTTTTGGAGCTTCACCAAGAGCTTCAATTAACTTATCAATCGCAGCCAGAGCTTTAGCATTTTTGAAAAACCGGGCATTTGTAATTCCCGAAGATGTAAAAGATATTGCGAAAGATGTATTGCGTCACCGCATAGGATTAAGTTTTGAAGCAGAAGCAGAAGAAATTAGTACTGATGATATTATTGAAAAAATTCTTACTAAAATTGAAGCTCCTTAA